The following is a genomic window from Paenibacillus sp. FSL R5-0766.
TCTTCTTAACATGTTGCAGCAAGTGGTGCTGCCAGATGCTGGGCAGATTATATGGTTTGGTCAGGAACATGATGGGCCACTTCCCATTGAACTGAGACAACAGATTGGTTTTGTGGCAGATAACGCTGGTGTGGAAGAGAACCGGATAACAGCACAAGAAGCAGCCCATTTCCGGGCGTACTGGTACCCACGTTGGGATATGAAGTTGTTTGACCAACTGATTCAGGATATGGAAGTACCTGTTGATGTGAAGCTGAACAAGATGTCCAAGGGAGAACGGCGCAAATTTGAGATTGCAGCTGCAATTGCAGCTCGCCCAAGACTATTACTTTTGGATGAGCCTTCATCAGGACTGGACCCCTTTGCCTGGAAAGTGATGGTTGAGCAGTTCCGTACCTTCATGGCGGGGGGAGACACCACGATTCTGATTGCCACACATATTGCGGACGAAGTCAAAAGGCTTGCGGATTACATCGTATTGATGCACCGTGGTCAGTCACTGGGGATGGCTGAGAAAGATATGGTGCTCGATCAGTGGAAGGAAGTCTGGTATGAAGGAGACTTAAGGCCAGAGAGTATCCCCGGTGTTGTTGAATCTTCTTTGGAAGAGGGAGGTCTGGTTCGCGTAATTACAACCCGGGTCAGCGAAGCGCAGGAAAGGCTGGAGCTGTCGAATAACCGAGTATTGAAAATCCGTAACTTGGAATTGGATGAAGTGCTGGCATTCTGGATTGCCGGGTATGCACCCGTACAGTGGAAATAACCGAAGGGAGACGATAAATGATGAACCGATTGGAATTGAAGCAAGTCGTCAAGCAATATGCAGACAAAACAGCCGTTAATGGAGTCACGCTCAATGTAAAAGAGGGGGAGATTTACGGACTGCTCGGAGCCAATGGTGCAGGTAAAACAACAACAATGCGCATGGTGCTCGGACTGATTCACCCGGACGGAGGGAATATCCTGTACAACGGCAAGCCCTATAATACGGAGCTGCAACAGATTATGGGTTATCTTCCGGAAGAGCGCGGATTGTACCCGAAGGTGAAAGTCAGCGAACAGATTAATTACCTGGCACGACTTCGTGGCATGAATGGCAAGGACGCAGATCAGAGCCTCAAGTACTGGCTGAATCGGTTTGAGGTACCTGAGTATTACGATAAGAAGATTGAGGAGTTATCCAAAGGTAATCAGCAGAAAATGGGCTTTATCGCTGCTGTGGTGCATAGACCGCAGATTCTCATTCTGGATGAAGCGTTCAGTGGACTGGATCCTGTGAACGTGGAATTACTCAAGTCCACCGTCAAAGAATTGCGTGACGAAGGTACAGCAATCCTGTTCTCAACACACCGTATGGAGCACGTTGAAGAGTTGTGTCGTCAGATTACTATTCTGCATCGTTCCAACACGGTCGTACAAGGAGAGATCAAGGAGATCAAGAGTCGGTATCCGCGTGAACAGGTATTCCTGGGTACGATTGGTAGTGTGGAAGGACTCGAACAGTTGTCTGGTGTAAAGAAAGTCGAGCGGAATGAGCGCGGTTACCTGATACATATTAGTCAGGTGGAAGCGGCTCAAGAGATTCTGAGAACAGCCATGACCCAGACGACAGTGGAACACTTTGAACTGAAGGAACCAACGCTTAACCAAATCTTTATTCGTGAGGTAGGTGAGTCGAATGAATAAAATGGGAACGATTACGGGTTTTACATTTAAAAACAAAGTTAAAACGAAATCATTCATGGTGACGACCATTGTACTTGCACTTTTAATTTCAATCGGACTCAATGTCCCGTATTTCATTACCTTATTTAATGGGGGTTCCATTGGTGGAGCTTCAAGCAGTAATCCTGTAAATATTGGTCTTTTGAGTACAGGGCAGCCTGAAGTTTCCGAGAAACTGGAGAGCTTCTCTGCGGCTCAAGGAGATCAGGCCTATCGATTCATTGCCAGTGGTGACAAAGATGAAGTTGCTCTTGCGGCGGATGTGGAAGCAGGGCTTACCGATGGTTATCTGAAGTTTGAAGCTGTTTCCGGGCAAGAGTTCCCGCAGCCCATTCTATATTCAGCAGAAGACGTCTCACCTCAGATCATTGCATCCATCGAAGCTGCATTACAGAGTGTGAAGCTGGATGTGGTTGTGAAGGATGTACTCACAGCGGAGCAGAAGGAACTGATTACAACACCTGTGAAGCTCACCGAGCAAAGTTTGAGTACAGATGAGAGCGGAGCAGGTACTGAGTCTGAAGGTGCAATGAGCCCGATTAACTATATTGTAGTGTACTTGCTGATCATCCTGCTGTTTACCTCAACGATGATGACAGGTAACATGATTGCCTCCGAGATCACAGCTGAGAAGAGCTCACGTATTATGGAGATTTTGATTACGAGTGTATCACCGCTCAGTCAGATGTTTGGTAAAATCATCGGGATTTTCATGGTGGGGATGCTGCAAATCGGGATCTTCGGAGCGGTGGTTGCCGGAAATATCTTGCTGCCGCATAACCGTGCAGTATTAGGTGATTTCAATATGAGTGTAAGTGATGTGAATATTGCGGTTATTGTGTACGGACTCATATTCTACATTCTGGGTTACTTCCTATATGCCGTGTTGTTTGCTGCCATTGGTTCAATGGTAAGCCGTACTGAAGAACTCGGTCAGGCTGTTCTGCCGATTACGATGTTGTCGCTTGTTTCCTTCTATATTGCGATCTTCAGTATTTCTACGCCGAACATTCTCTTGTTGAAAATCGCAAGCTTCATTCCATTCACATCGCCTACCGCGATTCTGGTACGAATTGGCGCAGGAGTTGCGCCAACTTGGGAGATTCTAACGTCCTTAGCGATTCTTATTGTATCCATTATCATCTTCGGATGGCTTGCAGCCAAAATCTATCGCACAGGTGTGCTGATGTACGGCAAACGTCCGACCTTTAAGGAATTGTTCAAAGCCATGAAGGCTTATAAGATCTAGATTGAGTATTTTTTTTAAAAAGCGCATGTTTTTAGCAAGGAGCAGTTTGCCGGTTGGCAACTGCTCCTTTTTCGTTACGCTAACGGTAGATACTTTTTTAAGTGTTCTAAGAACGGTGCCATCACCTTGTGTTTGTAAAAATAACATAGAACCGCCAACCGAAAAAGCAGGAGGGGCTTCTAGTTTTTTTATGAGGCAGCTTTTTTTGCGTTTCACATAACCATTAAACAACAGTCATTTTTCCTTTGGCGTTGTTCCACGCTTATTGAAGGAAAGCACGAACCATTTTCTCCATTAGGGTTAAAATCCAGTTCAATGCTTCGCATGTCCTTCGGGACGCCGAAGTGAATCTGCCTGATTACGCTCTGAAAGAGAGGCTTCAGCGCTTCCAGGCCATTCGACGCTTGCAGGAGCTGGTAACCTTCGTTATTGAAATACATACTCATTAATTGGATAATTTCCGCTTCATCATCCACCATCAAAATCGTGCCTTCCGCCATAGATCCTCCCTTAATTCCTGTATCCTTTCTTACATTGAAGAGCAGCACGATAATTATATGTGATATTTCTTATGCA
Proteins encoded in this region:
- a CDS encoding ABC transporter ATP-binding protein; amino-acid sequence: MEPIAIQLNGVSKMRKRRVIGPIDLTIPEGYIVAILGHNGSGKSTLLNMLQQVVLPDAGQIIWFGQEHDGPLPIELRQQIGFVADNAGVEENRITAQEAAHFRAYWYPRWDMKLFDQLIQDMEVPVDVKLNKMSKGERRKFEIAAAIAARPRLLLLDEPSSGLDPFAWKVMVEQFRTFMAGGDTTILIATHIADEVKRLADYIVLMHRGQSLGMAEKDMVLDQWKEVWYEGDLRPESIPGVVESSLEEGGLVRVITTRVSEAQERLELSNNRVLKIRNLELDEVLAFWIAGYAPVQWK
- a CDS encoding ATP-binding cassette domain-containing protein, with amino-acid sequence MNRLELKQVVKQYADKTAVNGVTLNVKEGEIYGLLGANGAGKTTTMRMVLGLIHPDGGNILYNGKPYNTELQQIMGYLPEERGLYPKVKVSEQINYLARLRGMNGKDADQSLKYWLNRFEVPEYYDKKIEELSKGNQQKMGFIAAVVHRPQILILDEAFSGLDPVNVELLKSTVKELRDEGTAILFSTHRMEHVEELCRQITILHRSNTVVQGEIKEIKSRYPREQVFLGTIGSVEGLEQLSGVKKVERNERGYLIHISQVEAAQEILRTAMTQTTVEHFELKEPTLNQIFIREVGESNE
- a CDS encoding ABC transporter permease, whose amino-acid sequence is MNKMGTITGFTFKNKVKTKSFMVTTIVLALLISIGLNVPYFITLFNGGSIGGASSSNPVNIGLLSTGQPEVSEKLESFSAAQGDQAYRFIASGDKDEVALAADVEAGLTDGYLKFEAVSGQEFPQPILYSAEDVSPQIIASIEAALQSVKLDVVVKDVLTAEQKELITTPVKLTEQSLSTDESGAGTESEGAMSPINYIVVYLLIILLFTSTMMTGNMIASEITAEKSSRIMEILITSVSPLSQMFGKIIGIFMVGMLQIGIFGAVVAGNILLPHNRAVLGDFNMSVSDVNIAVIVYGLIFYILGYFLYAVLFAAIGSMVSRTEELGQAVLPITMLSLVSFYIAIFSISTPNILLLKIASFIPFTSPTAILVRIGAGVAPTWEILTSLAILIVSIIIFGWLAAKIYRTGVLMYGKRPTFKELFKAMKAYKI